The genome window GGGCAAACATATACTATACTCTGGCTACAAGGAAAATATAGTTAATGAAATGGGTACACACATATCAATTATAAATAGTTTTTAATATAAGTAAATTTCTCGAGCCTGGGAAACAATCTCGGATGATAACAAAAAAGTACTCTGTCTAACATTAATCGATAAATCTTAATAAAAGAAACACTAAAACCAAATACATATGATTTCCTAAAAGACGATTACAACTTCTTTATTAATGTCATTCGTAAATGTTCTTTATGTACTtttgtttattgtaaattaaattttcctaacccgggatgttcccgggtgatagcctagtTATCCCATATATAAATAACCAACTTTTTAGTGCATCATCACTTATAACTTGtgctttgggagtttttcaaaaaaaaacttgatttttacttttaactcaaaggtttttagggttttgtaattttaaccctacataatttgtttttttaactttaacccaaaactatttttaCTTTTAGCACAAAGGTTTTTagcttttgcaattttaaccttacataatttgtttttttaactttaacccaaaacttttcattatttgcaatttaacttcacaacttttgtcacttatacttttcatctttggcaaattttcgttgtacgtatagttctaaatttttcgactTAATACAACGCAACGTACGAGtatggttcaacttttttatgtttgtTTCAAAATTTGAAAGTTAACACGACgtaacgtgcatgtgtggttcaacgttttttacctctattttttcatgtttgacaggttcgtcgcaacatgcagatcctaggtcgagtctgtgttggtggtcgatgacggttgtatGACATTAGtattatttgacaccgttttataCCCCACcacaacgcggggtgtgctttggggggttTTCTAAAGAAAGCaaatcctaggtcgagtcagtgttggtggtcgatgacggttgtgtgacctTAGTACTATTTGACATTGTTTTACGCCCCGAcacaacgcggggtgtgctttgggggttttctaaagaaaaaatggttatgcatatggttgtcgtgaCCTTGGCTTTggcggttttcaaaaaaaaaaaaccgatttttttacttttcattcaaaagtatttcataaattacttttaacccaaaactatttgttttttttttttttacttttaagacaaaactttttatcttttgcaatctattatcgcaactttttttactttcaactttggtcctttatagttttcattttcggcaaatttttcgttttatgcttggttctaaattttgtgacttaacacatcgcaacgtgcgtctttggtttaacgtttttacgtttcgttctaaatttttgcgagttaacacgacgcaacgtgcgtgtgtgggtaaacgtttttacatcgtctatttttttttcccgtttgacaggtttaacataacgtgtggTCCTAAATTGActttataactaaagaatccccgccgcattgcggcgggtctcaatcctagtttaattaaaactaggttataaccccgtgtattacacggggttgaacaaataaattttatatactaaataataaaacaatatatttttaaaaaccttttatatactaaataataaaacaatatatttttaaaaacctcatttattttacgggttgaataaatataattttatatattaaataataaaaaattatatctataagaaccatattgtactgtacggttgaataaatgtaattttatataccaaataaaaaagttatatctttaaaaccacgtgtattacactggttgaaaatgtaatattgtttaccaaataataaaataatacatttttGAAAAACCTCATTATTACACggcttgaataaatgtaattttatataccaaataataaaaaaattacatctttaaaaatatgtgcattacacggtttgaataaatgtaattttctgtactaaataatatatatatatatatatatatatatatatatatatccttaaaaaaaccTCGTGTactgtacgaattgaataaatctaattttatatatcaaataataaaaagttatatcttaaaaaacctcgtgtattacatgggttgagtaaatgtaattttgtatagtgaaaatataaatctttaatatattaatacaaagtttggttttcgtgataaaaatagattattctattgttgcaaaatttgttaacgaagtcttaataaatttaaccctttatttaaaactccgtaaatatataaatgataaataatattagttaattttattttaagtttcgtaaaatctatttgataccaaactaaacaaaacgttcaaatataattaatttaaataaataatattataaatgaaaagaagattaaactaaataataattatccataagatattaaactaataacaaCTTTAGTTTAGTAGAAGTAATTGAACACTTAAAGGTCTTTAGTTTAGCAGAAGTAAAATTGATAGACTGTGGGACTATATATGCTGTCGATAGTTACGTATGTGGTTTTATGTCCATAATATATGTGAATAAATCCATTCTTATTAAATATTgttgtatttttcttttactttcataatgatgatgatggtttaaTTATGGCAAAGAACGAATAAGATGACCGGCAATACATACATTTGTACATGATTAAAAGTTAAACTATTCAAATTTATTTACTTTTAAATATAATAGAAAGTTGATCACTCAAATCTAAAATTTTGTAGTAGAAGTAGTTTAGCCGCGTCTATTCTCTGGTCACCACTGGATTATTAAGGCTAATGAAAATATCACTGATTGAGTCTCGCTATCTAAtgatataagatattaaattaaatattatttagtaggagggttataaataattaattagaaaatattaaacaaaaataataattatctataagagatggtttaatatgatgacaagtgtctcaaaacaggtttcttttattatatagtatagattactTTTAGTTTTAGGTTTAGTTTTACGAATACCTTatctttattttcttttttttttacttttgacTTTTCCTTATTATATAgatattattataaatattatatttGTTATTTTGTAATATTTTCTTATTATAATTGATATTCTGTTTTTCGCTTCTAACTTTGGTCGAACATGTCTAATATAATTGATATTTTTCTTTATTGTGAAGATTGAAAACGATATCGTTTGAACATCGGTACCGATATCGTATTACCTTTTAAAGTTCTTTGAAAATGGAGTTGTATTCTCAACATTCATAGTGTTTTTTTAACCTAGTAAAGTAACGAGACCATAAGAAAGCACCGCATCGCGTGGAAAATTATTGTTCGCCGCGAAGTGCAGGCTTATTCTTAACTCTAGCTTTTATTAAAACTTGAACTTAAAAAAAATAGTGTCATAAAACTTTAGGTACACATTTTAATAGTGTTGCTTTTTAATGACGCTAAAAAAAGACACACAAAAGAGTGTCATAAATTTATTGTATTTTGTAAATCATGACATTTTTTCTTGACAAACGCTTTCGAATGTCATAAAATGAGAGTGTGTCATTGTTTGCATGTCAAGATAGATCTTGTTTTTCTTTATGACGCAAAGACCAAGTGTAGTGGTAGCAatttataatgcccccaccatgagGCATTATCTGACATGTGGCATCCTAGTCACACTTGGGCATTATaacaaaagtggtgtagtgggcataatgccctataatgccctaccaatcattaaacaaaaaataaaaaaactattttctcattggcTAGTCAAACCCATTCAAACCTTCACAATTCATTTAGGCGTTTTCATTAAAACGCCAAACCCATTTTTCTTTGCCCtataatgccctatgtaatggaGAAGGGGGCGTTTTTTTTGTCCTATAATGCctcactacacatggtctaaaaaGATGACCAACAAAAAAGAGTGTCATAAGGTTATTGAATTTTGTAAAGCATGACATTTTTTCTTGACACACGCTTTCAAATGTCATAAAATGAGTGTGTGTCATTGTTCGCGTGTCAAGATATgtgtattttctagtagtgacgGTTACATTTTATGATATTGATCCATTATTTTATCAATTGCCTTCTTTTATATTAAtctattattttataatattgaTGCATTATTTATCCATTGCCTTTTTATCTATTacattttttgtcttttgatctATAGTATCTTTTGTTTGATGCATTGCTTTtagatataaaatatataatatcttagatatatatacatatttcacccaaaatttcttttttttttttgataaatgaGCATTTGCCCAGTAAACATATTCCAGAAGAAGCGTGCTACAGGTTTTAGGGGGGCATACCCCCCGAGACTAgacctgtaaacgaaccgaacgttcatgaactcttcatgaacttgttcggctGGAACTTCGTTTAtgttgttttaattaataaatgaacgaacacgaacaaaacaTGAACACATCTTGTgctcgttcatttatgttcgtgaacattcttttatgttcgtgaacgctcgtttatttatgttcgttaaaattttaataaatacataaatagttatatttatataaatattaggttttctaactacttatataaatataactaattagtataTATATGAACACTTATTTATATGTGTTTTCGGATAAAatgtaatatattagacttgtttcttcaatcatgataatttatgtttattcaaatatattcagttaattttttctatgttcgtgaactgttcgttaagctttaaacgaacgaacgaacataaacgaacacgaacatgcccgatttcttaatgagcgaacacgaacaaaaatatgtgttcgattatatgttctgTTCGTGCTCGGTTAAAATTAAATGAAagaacacgaacatgcctatgttcgtgttcattcggttcgtttacaggcctacccaAGACTCCAAAAAGAGGACACCCCAATACAAACTTTGGAAACCTCACAAACGACAAAGCTATATAAAACCCGACTAGGCTATCAAAATAGATAACTTAGTAGGATAAAATAAAGCTATCTTCCACTAGAAATCACGTTACAACAAAACACGCATTACATTTTCAACATATACATTTACAAGTTGATGGCGTCATTGGGGAAGAGTTTTGTTAAGTGGTTGGCCACTtttgacttttgtttttttttccctTTTTTCATATAATAGTTATTTACAGGTGatgccaaattacaattttatcccaAGTGTAAAATTACTATTTCGCCCctggttcaaaataaaattttgcttttgctCCTTGCTTAAATTTACtattttgccctcagttaaaaaatacaattttacccccagttcaaaataaaattgtggttttgccctcacctagagtcctgccaaattacgatttggttcccagtttaaaattactattttgcccccagctaaaaattacgattttgcccacagctaaaatattacgattttgcccccatttcaaaataaaaaaaatggttttgccctcagttcaaaatattattttacctccattttaaaattacgattttacctccGCTAAAAATTGTAatcttgccatcgttttttttttctttggcaaaaccatggtagtgttttattttactttgttgACTTAATTTTGTTTTCATTCATGCCAAACAGCTGCCTAGCATTCGCtaattggtcctgacaaattattgttttgcccccaactctaaattacaggcttgtcatcgttttagttaatttttttttatcataactatggtactgtttttctttaattggttaacttgatgtattgtttttgatatcgtgttataggtagcatgtataactaaccgACATAAAGGCGTACATGTTATTAACCTAATAAATACTCAGTTTggcgccccgcaacgcgggcggcgcATAATTCTAGCTGCCTAACACtagctcattagtcctgaaaaattacagttttgccctgagcctaaaattacggtcttatcatcgtttttttcatagcaaaattatagtagtctttttttaattgattgaaaaTTATTCGATCATTGCCCCGCAACACGggcggggcatctactagttAAAAAGCAAAAAAATCAACTAGAAAAACAACCCAGTAAAGGTGGGCCTTCAACATAAAAAACCTAGCATAAATCTGGGCCTTCAGCTGGAGCAGGCCCAAGGGGGCGGGGGCCCAGCGCAGAGACAGAACAAAACAGTTGGCCTGGAGACAAAACCAATAAATAGGGAGCTGGGCTAACACTTGCGACAGGCCCAAAACACATCCAAAATAAACCCGGAAGGACCAATACACAACCCCAGACGCCCACCCCACAAAACCGGAGAGACCACCAAAATTTCTTTTTGTTACCTGTAAAGTATTCGATATAacatacataatatattttatttgattcattacgttttataaaaaaaaacacactttTTATTGTGTTTTAGATTATTAAGTTTTATAACACAATAAAGAAACAcatattttttgtgtgtttttaataTATTGCGTTTTGTATTACaataaaaaacatatttttatgtgtttttagttcaTTACGTTTTATAACACAATGAAAACACATTTTATTGTGTTTGTAATCTATTATGTTTTATAACACAATGAAAAAACAcatgttttgtgtttttagttcattgcattttataacacaataaaaaaacatattttttgtgTTTCGAGTCCGTTTTATAACACAATGAAAAAACACATTCTTTGTTTTGAGTCCATTGCGCTTTATAACACAAtaaaaagacatatttttgtgtttttagtctattgcATTTTATAACACAatgaaaaacacattttttagctcattgcgttttataaaacaataaaaaacatattttttttttgtttctagtCCATTACGTTTTTTAATTTGATCGTGTTATAGTATGTTGTGACGTCCATTGTGTTTTACGCATCTGGGTTTTcgattttttttcaaaagtataacAATAGTATACTCATTTTAAGGATAAAAAACGGCTTTTcctccagtttaaaattacgtctttgccccccagttcaaaataaaattacgcctTGCCCCTAGCTGAAATTTTCGATTTTCCCCtaggttcaaaattacgatatcacaCTCAGTTCAAAAATACGTTTTTGTCCCCagtgcaaaataaaaatatagttttcccctagctaaaattaggattttaccctcgggaaaaaaatttgatttttcccccaagtaaaaataaaaatatgactttgccccCAACTAAAAATCGTGTCAAGAAGCGGCCTAATactctttttactttttctttcaagaaaaactatagtactgtttttttaattgattggaAATTATTCGGCCATtaccccgcaacgcgggcggggcatcaccTAGTAATAAATAAACATCACATAAATGAAAAAAAGTAAAACATACATAGATTCTTTTTGAAAATTTGGtatatatagatttttttttttgaaaattttgtaTAATCAGggatttagttaatttattcaaccAATCACTAACGAGCCTAGCTAAATGGGGCTAAAAAATAGGCTTGTAAACAAAATGAATGAATGAACGGATGTGTGTCCGTGTTTGTTTATTTAACTTTAAAACACACATATAATCAAACAAATCCTTTTGTGCATCTTCGTTCATTTAGAAAATGGTcatatttgtgttcgtttatgtttgtttatataAAACTTAAACGGACAGTTTACGTACATACACAAACATAATTTAACAAACttaaataaacataaatataaCAAACATGAAGTAGTTTTTATATATTAATTGATGAATAATTATGATAAGTTTCATTTTAAAGCTAATTTTTATCACTAGAAAGTCTATTTACTAATTAGTTATACAGtagaaactctataaaataatatacttgggaccaccaaaatttattaattaaaagagttattaattaatcgataaattaataattattaatttatatattaattaatattttattaatttatagtagaatacttagtttacaaacatctttcaagcttccacttaattattgtatacaatgcatgtatatcaaatgaacggcccaatttgaaagaaaacttcaatctcccaccttattatgcttcttgtgttcaatgtatcactttatggacattaaaaatattttctatataaaTACAAGATCAAAATAGGTTAACACAAACAAATCATACACACAACATGGCTTCTCATCTTAAAGGTGTGAAAAAAACAACAATGACAGACGAGATTCGAAGAGCATTATGCTATATATAAggattattaatttatattttatatggggtctaaagaaattatcaaaaatgtattatcttataattttagcgaattattaatttagcaccCTATCCCCGAGTCGGGACTGGCAATTATCTTAGAGAGTTTAGTAAATAATCGAgtattaatttatcgagtttcTACTGTATTTATATAAATAGTCttttatgctttttttttttattctcacattaaatttcatCTCAAATAAACCTTCCCCTACATACATAAGCATAACTATTACCTACTCATGTATTTATTAGAAATTAAAGGAACAAATATAAACGAAAATATATCAACGAACAAAATGTGTGTTTAtattgttcgtttaattaaacaaacaaaatattttgttcatgttcgttcgatTATTAATCAAACTGACATAAAAAAGTTCCCGACGAATAAGTTCATGAGAGTTCGATTGATTTACACGCCCACACAACGGTATTCAACTAGACCGATCCAATCTCATACCCAGAATAGTAATTGTCGCAAGAACTTGTTTCCTTTTTCCCATTGAAATCAAAGCTTTTCAAAAGTAATGATGATAATAGAaaggatttttatatttttaaacacaCACATCAATAATCAATACATTGAAATCAAATTACTTGAAACTGTTTTCACATATTTATTGTCTAGTGATATGATCAACAAAAGCGTTTATCTCCATACGTGTAACACCACCTTCTTCCAAAGATTGCTTAACATCTTCACCAAGTTTGTTGGCTCTTTTCCTTATCTCTTTGCCCTCATCAGAATCCATCAATATTCGAATAGCTTTCTCAATAACTAAAGATGTTACTACCTCACCATCACGCCCCCAATCCCCTACATTCACACCAATCTTTAATACATCAGTTATTAGCATAGCGTTTCTTGGTTGGTCTGAATGCATAGGCCAAGCCGCAATCGGAACACCCATTGTAATGCCCTCCATGCTCGAGTTCCAACCGCAGTGACTCATGAATCCGCCTGTTGCCATATGAGCCAATATCTCTAACTGTGGTGCCCATTCCCTCACCACTAAACCTTGTCCTTCAACTCTTTCTTCAAACCCTTTTGGCAATTCAATATTCCTACCTTCACCTTTAAAGATATCACCTTTATCAGCATCTCTTAGCACCCATATAAACTTTTGTCCACTCTTTTCTAATCCAATAGCAAGTTCTTGAATCTGCTCATCGGATAATGAAGTTGTGGACCCAAATGCAACATATATCACCGAGTCTTGAACTTGTTTATCGAGCCAAATGAGTGACTTGTGTCGTTTTCCTGAGTCTTTGTCGTCGTTGTTGTTTATGGACACTGGATTAAAAGGACCAATTGCCCATTGCTTTGTGTTACCAGAAAGCCCTTCTCTCGAAATATAGTCGATGAATTTACTGTCAAATACTTTGGAAGTATCGTGAATATTGCCGGAATTAAATTTCTCACATCCAACATGAGTATAAATGAACTCAAAAAATTCCGGAGGGACAAGATCTTGTATATTAGCAAGCTTTGAAAGGTGCATATAAGATTCATTGTCATCTTCTAAACATGGTCTTCCTTTCTCTTCCCACATGTATGAAAACGTAGTAAAAGCCGATGCACAATGAAATACATAGGCTTCTACGTTTGGATATGAAACTACATCTTGAACGACCGTACTCATTAGAAAGTCATGAATAACGACGACTCGCCTCGCAGTGTTAGAGATATTAGCGAGTAGTTTTGCGAAAGGTTCGCGTAGATGAGATGATGCTTTGAATGATGGGATAAGGTGTGATGGGAATTTTGTGGAAGAAGTAGGGTTTGGAGGAGGAGATTCGAACTGAGGTGTTTCAAACTCATGGAAGTGGATATTCGTGTCGGAGTTGTGGTTCCAACCATGGATGCGAAGCTTCGCTTGGCG of Helianthus annuus cultivar XRQ/B chromosome 1, HanXRQr2.0-SUNRISE, whole genome shotgun sequence contains these proteins:
- the LOC110866972 gene encoding zeatin O-xylosyltransferase, which gives rise to MENLDVVVVVVPFVAQGHLNQLLHLSRLLSAYNLPVHIAGTTTHNRQAKLRIHGWNHNSDTNIHFHEFETPQFESPPPNPTSSTKFPSHLIPSFKASSHLREPFAKLLANISNTARRVVVIHDFLMSTVVQDVVSYPNVEAYVFHCASAFTTFSYMWEEKGRPCLEDDNESYMHLSKLANIQDLVPPEFFEFIYTHVGCEKFNSGNIHDTSKVFDSKFIDYISREGLSGNTKQWAIGPFNPVSINNNDDKDSGKRHKSLIWLDKQVQDSVIYVAFGSTTSLSDEQIQELAIGLEKSGQKFIWVLRDADKGDIFKGEGRNIELPKGFEERVEGQGLVVREWAPQLEILAHMATGGFMSHCGWNSSMEGITMGVPIAAWPMHSDQPRNAMLITDVLKIGVNVGDWGRDGEVVTSLVIEKAIRILMDSDEGKEIRKRANKLGEDVKQSLEEGGVTRMEINAFVDHITRQ